Proteins from one Azospirillum brasilense genomic window:
- a CDS encoding SpoIIE family protein phosphatase: MTGLRQRMTVAAAAVVLAVLVTAAVFALLRIESGATRHAEDEGRMTLRLWEGLLDQSAAAARVAVGDPRLTDALERGNAATAAERLGALGFTAVTVVNGAGQTLLAVPADQPIRLLDERRIGQVLARNDTQDGLVLTGGAAQLLLARPLGAQRPADRALVAIRPLTGGLEALAGVLGGSAFLVGSDGTLYGHAGPLAWADVRSAAERGEEVQASIGARGYGVRKLRLPKVAGTEGDGTLYLVTVRETTLATMADSLLDSSAILVVLMMLVAGTLGLDWYFRRVFTPVYASMSALSALAAGDTGVAVLGAERTDEAGQLARTVEVFRSRSRALRDAEERRARHWLRQQSFIRRQMLRLSETLPEQGRRELLADLARIEAASEGRTPCARTDDPGALAVAFEVMAERVRDQHTALDGMVRQLQAALDTRTELLELQKQFEIARRMQAAILPSDLTTPPDLEASGLMRPAAEFDGSFYDFFLTADGSLAVLIGQVSGGGLAAGFMTVTARAALRTLAAAGLGPAACLTGANRLLAADNAAGLSIGLAMGIVSPRSRRLVFAAAGVPEPFLLRRFGDVVDLPVAANPPLGLDPAMTAVETALDLPVPSTLVLCNGGLLDGENRFGVAFGRARLTGILGNLDDLSAASVTAAVSAGLAEHGGGAAMAVDRLCVALRVRA; this comes from the coding sequence ATGACCGGTCTTCGCCAGCGCATGACGGTGGCCGCCGCCGCGGTGGTCCTTGCCGTGCTCGTCACCGCCGCGGTCTTCGCCCTGCTGCGCATCGAGAGCGGGGCCACCCGCCACGCCGAGGACGAGGGGCGGATGACTCTGCGGCTGTGGGAAGGGCTGCTCGACCAGTCCGCCGCGGCCGCTCGGGTGGCGGTGGGCGATCCCCGCCTCACCGACGCCCTGGAGCGCGGCAACGCCGCGACGGCGGCGGAGCGGCTCGGCGCTCTGGGATTCACGGCGGTGACGGTGGTCAACGGCGCCGGACAGACCCTGCTTGCTGTCCCGGCCGACCAGCCGATCCGCCTTCTCGACGAGCGGCGCATCGGGCAGGTGCTGGCCCGCAACGACACGCAGGACGGTCTGGTGCTGACCGGCGGTGCCGCGCAGCTTCTGCTCGCCCGCCCCCTCGGCGCGCAGCGGCCGGCCGACCGGGCGCTGGTCGCCATCCGTCCGCTGACCGGCGGCCTGGAGGCACTGGCCGGCGTCCTCGGCGGTTCCGCCTTCCTGGTCGGCAGCGACGGCACCTTGTACGGCCACGCCGGACCGCTGGCCTGGGCCGACGTGCGTTCCGCCGCGGAGCGCGGCGAGGAGGTGCAGGCGAGCATCGGCGCCCGCGGCTACGGCGTGCGCAAGCTGCGCCTGCCTAAGGTTGCCGGGACGGAGGGGGACGGCACGCTGTACCTCGTCACCGTGCGCGAGACCACGCTGGCCACCATGGCCGACAGCCTGCTGGACAGCTCCGCCATCCTCGTGGTGCTGATGATGCTGGTGGCGGGGACGCTGGGGCTGGACTGGTACTTCCGGCGGGTTTTCACTCCGGTTTACGCCTCGATGTCCGCCCTGTCCGCTCTGGCGGCGGGGGACACCGGCGTCGCCGTGCTGGGGGCGGAGCGCACCGACGAAGCCGGGCAGCTCGCCCGCACCGTGGAGGTGTTCCGCAGCCGCAGCCGCGCGCTGCGCGACGCCGAGGAGCGGCGCGCCCGTCACTGGCTGCGCCAGCAGTCCTTCATCCGCCGCCAGATGCTGCGTCTGTCCGAAACCCTGCCGGAGCAGGGGCGGCGTGAACTTCTCGCCGACCTCGCCCGAATCGAGGCGGCGTCGGAGGGCCGGACGCCCTGCGCCCGTACCGACGACCCCGGCGCGCTCGCCGTCGCCTTCGAGGTGATGGCGGAACGCGTGCGCGACCAGCACACCGCGCTCGACGGCATGGTCCGGCAGCTTCAGGCCGCGCTGGACACCCGCACCGAGCTTCTGGAATTGCAGAAGCAGTTCGAGATCGCCCGGCGCATGCAGGCGGCCATCCTGCCCTCCGACCTGACCACGCCCCCCGATCTGGAGGCGTCGGGCCTGATGCGTCCTGCGGCGGAGTTCGACGGCAGCTTCTACGATTTCTTCCTGACGGCGGACGGGTCGCTGGCGGTCCTGATCGGGCAGGTGTCGGGCGGTGGGCTGGCGGCGGGCTTCATGACGGTGACGGCGCGCGCCGCCTTGCGCACGCTGGCGGCGGCCGGGCTCGGGCCGGCGGCCTGCCTGACCGGAGCCAACCGACTGCTGGCGGCGGACAACGCGGCGGGCCTGTCGATCGGGCTCGCCATGGGCATCGTGTCGCCGCGCTCGCGCCGGCTGGTTTTCGCCGCCGCGGGCGTGCCGGAACCCTTCCTGCTGCGGCGCTTCGGCGATGTGGTGGACCTGCCGGTGGCGGCCAACCCGCCGCTCGGCCTCGATCCCGCGATGACGGCGGTGGAAACCGCGCTCGACCTGCCGGTGCCCTCCACGCTGGTGCTGTGCAACGGCGGACTGCTGGACGGCGAGAACCGCTTCGGCGTCGCCTTCGGGCGGGCGCGGCTGACCGGCATCCTCGGCAATCTCGACGACCTGTCCGCCGCCAGCGTCACCGCCGCGGTGTCCGCCGGTCTGGCCGAGCATGGCGGCGGCGCCGCGATGGCGGTGGACCGGCTGTGCGTCGCCCTGCGGGTGCGCGCATGA
- a CDS encoding type VI secretion system tube protein Hcp: MSMIILDIPNVQGESAVEIAGGTVFKDMILCDSLSQDMTVEMEVSTNARRTVHTPKVENITLERKWDRASPKLISLLLRSANSDTAKKQWTIHCLKPIGDSHQWGEFLTIELTNPLIAKHSLSVNEGDTTETIEINATEIYWTYKRYTEEQKHEGGGGVKFNLLKGTVSDS; this comes from the coding sequence ATGTCTATGATCATTCTCGATATCCCCAACGTCCAGGGGGAGTCCGCGGTGGAGATCGCCGGGGGCACGGTGTTCAAGGACATGATCCTGTGCGACTCCCTGTCGCAGGACATGACCGTCGAAATGGAGGTGTCGACCAACGCCCGCCGCACGGTCCACACCCCGAAGGTCGAGAACATCACGCTTGAGCGCAAGTGGGACCGGGCCTCGCCCAAGCTGATCTCGCTGCTGCTGCGCTCGGCCAACTCCGACACGGCGAAGAAGCAGTGGACCATCCACTGCCTGAAGCCGATCGGCGACAGCCACCAGTGGGGCGAGTTCCTGACGATCGAGCTGACCAACCCGCTGATCGCCAAGCACAGCCTGAGCGTCAACGAGGGCGACACGACCGAGACCATCGAGATCAACGCCACCGAGATCTACTGGACCTACAAGCGCTACACCGAGGAGCAGAAGCACGAAGGCGGTGGCGGCGTGAAGTTCAACCTGCTGAAGGGCACCGTCTCCGACAGCTGA
- a CDS encoding transglycosylase SLT domain-containing protein, which translates to MRTRGILAGALALMGALLAGPVAAELAPASDGGPALFQCSRYLRNGEALYGIPPGILHAMSVVESGRAGMPWPWALNVSGRPHYPATRREALRLMQDGEGGLRGDVAVGCMQIHTRWHAGSFAGGDDMLDPAVNVAYAARFLRELYDRHGSWTEAVRRYHASDPTAQDTYLCLVLDRRVRLGYQRETAEMRRLCGGPES; encoded by the coding sequence ATGAGGACGCGCGGCATTCTGGCCGGTGCGCTCGCCCTGATGGGCGCGCTGCTCGCTGGACCGGTGGCGGCGGAACTGGCCCCGGCGTCCGACGGTGGACCGGCGCTGTTCCAGTGCAGCCGCTATCTCCGCAACGGGGAGGCACTCTACGGCATCCCGCCGGGCATCCTGCACGCCATGAGCGTCGTGGAATCCGGGCGGGCCGGGATGCCCTGGCCCTGGGCGTTGAACGTCTCCGGCCGTCCGCACTATCCGGCGACGCGGCGCGAGGCGCTGCGGCTGATGCAGGACGGCGAGGGCGGCCTGCGCGGCGACGTGGCGGTCGGCTGCATGCAGATCCACACGCGCTGGCACGCCGGCTCCTTCGCGGGGGGCGACGACATGCTGGACCCTGCGGTCAACGTCGCCTACGCCGCCCGCTTCCTGCGGGAGCTGTACGACCGCCACGGCTCCTGGACGGAAGCGGTGCGCCGCTACCACGCCAGCGACCCGACGGCGCAGGACACCTACCTCTGCCTCGTGCTCGACCGGCGGGTGCGGCTCGGCTACCAGCGCGAGACGGCGGAGATGCGCCGGCTGTGCGGCGGCCCGGAATCGTGA
- a CDS encoding SPOR domain-containing protein gives MTTITLGRWQVAALAAGVAVLTVVALLLGAVMAALILTGAGDTPMASASAPAATTAAAPAAGGGLGAMARSNIADSFEARQGVIETADIFSDEARGRAISATEPMTRGAADAARRFLPGWMAGTAAHVIEKTGYRVTEFAGNSVEGVVEDTLNDRLDAMKDGGAAPVRHYAIELGRFATPANAESFAAAAAQRGVRGTVDFAPLPGGNAPYAVRTGRYTAADEAARALDALTRANGVSGTVVTLAEAGER, from the coding sequence ATGACCACGATCACGCTCGGACGATGGCAGGTGGCGGCTCTGGCCGCCGGCGTCGCCGTGCTGACCGTCGTGGCCCTGCTGCTGGGTGCGGTGATGGCGGCGCTGATCCTGACGGGCGCTGGAGACACGCCGATGGCGTCGGCCTCCGCTCCCGCCGCCACGACCGCTGCAGCGCCCGCCGCTGGCGGCGGACTGGGCGCGATGGCACGGAGCAACATCGCCGACAGCTTCGAGGCCCGCCAGGGCGTGATCGAGACGGCGGACATCTTCAGCGACGAGGCGCGCGGACGGGCGATTTCGGCGACCGAGCCGATGACCCGTGGCGCCGCGGACGCGGCCCGCCGCTTCCTGCCCGGCTGGATGGCCGGCACCGCCGCCCACGTCATCGAGAAGACCGGCTACCGAGTCACCGAATTCGCCGGCAACAGCGTGGAAGGCGTCGTCGAGGACACGCTGAACGACCGGCTGGACGCGATGAAGGACGGCGGGGCGGCGCCGGTCCGCCACTACGCCATCGAACTCGGACGCTTCGCCACCCCGGCCAACGCCGAGTCCTTCGCCGCCGCCGCCGCCCAGCGCGGCGTGCGCGGCACGGTCGATTTCGCGCCGTTGCCCGGCGGCAACGCCCCCTACGCCGTGCGCACCGGGCGCTACACCGCCGCCGACGAGGCCGCCCGCGCGCTGGACGCGCTGACGAGGGCCAACGGGGTGTCCGGAACCGTCGTCACCCTTGCCGAAGCGGGAGAGCGCTGA
- the tssB gene encoding type VI secretion system contractile sheath small subunit, giving the protein MSESSQKKLERVRPPRVKLTYEVHTGGAQEMKELPFLVGILADLSGKPEKPLPKLKERKFVEIDRDNFNDVMASVGPRLAFQVDNKLQEDGGKLNILLNMRHMDDFQPVEVLKQVPTLSRLFEARQKLSDLLAKLDGNDELNGLLNDVITSTEQQDELKKLLGPVAGAPAGEPAGEPA; this is encoded by the coding sequence ATGAGCGAGAGCAGTCAGAAGAAGTTGGAGCGCGTCCGCCCGCCGCGGGTGAAGCTCACCTACGAGGTCCACACCGGTGGCGCCCAGGAGATGAAGGAGCTGCCCTTCCTGGTCGGCATCCTGGCCGACCTCAGCGGCAAGCCGGAGAAGCCCCTTCCCAAGCTGAAGGAGCGCAAGTTCGTCGAGATCGACCGCGACAACTTCAACGACGTGATGGCCTCCGTCGGCCCGCGCCTCGCCTTCCAGGTGGACAACAAGCTGCAGGAGGACGGCGGCAAGCTGAACATCCTGCTGAACATGCGCCACATGGACGATTTCCAGCCGGTGGAGGTGCTGAAGCAGGTGCCGACGCTGAGCCGCCTGTTCGAAGCCCGGCAGAAGCTGTCGGACCTGCTGGCCAAGCTGGACGGCAACGACGAGCTGAACGGCCTGCTGAACGACGTCATCACCAGCACCGAACAGCAGGACGAGCTGAAGAAGCTCCTCGGCCCGGTGGCCGGTGCCCCGGCCGGCGAGCCCGCGGGCGAGCCCGCCTGA
- the tssK gene encoding type VI secretion system baseplate subunit TssK: MTEARDIPDAIDWHDGMLLAPQHFQQQALRHERQLTYHVRQARPFHWGVVHLQVDRVQLVSGLVQVRELEAILPDGLVVDYRAGIDEPLEVDISAYADPVGQTQITIHLIVPAARGDRAPGPGETPRYVSVEGAPVADQHGGEELSIARLRPRLALFATTGPTQKPPQKFVSMPIAQATFRNDAFVLTDFVPPAMTVAANAPLGRLGAEVVRRVREKALFLAERSGVGNGNPATELAEAARAEIRSLVTGLPPLEAQLGVGVCHPFDVYMSLCTLAGHLSAFASGAVPAKLSRYDHDDPMASFGEVRDFILRMIDRVKEGVARIPFTFEDGMFGLPMDEAWLKGRLVVGVRGPASAPVSEVAAWMENCIVASRSRLETLSGLRVKGAERVALDDSGEGGVAAPRGVVPFEIKVDPRYIVPGERLEIWNPDSLGSRFRPVEITLFVSA; the protein is encoded by the coding sequence ATGACCGAGGCGCGCGACATTCCCGACGCCATCGACTGGCACGACGGGATGCTGCTGGCCCCGCAGCATTTCCAGCAGCAGGCGCTGCGGCACGAGCGGCAGTTGACCTACCATGTCCGGCAGGCGCGGCCCTTCCATTGGGGCGTCGTTCATCTCCAGGTCGACCGCGTGCAGCTCGTCTCCGGGCTGGTCCAGGTGCGGGAGCTGGAGGCGATCCTGCCCGACGGCCTCGTCGTGGACTACCGCGCCGGGATCGACGAACCGCTGGAGGTGGACATCTCCGCCTACGCCGACCCGGTGGGGCAGACGCAGATCACCATCCACCTGATCGTTCCCGCCGCCCGTGGCGACCGCGCGCCGGGGCCGGGGGAGACGCCGCGCTACGTCTCGGTCGAGGGCGCGCCGGTCGCCGACCAGCATGGCGGGGAGGAGCTGTCCATCGCCCGCCTGCGCCCGCGGCTGGCGCTGTTCGCCACCACCGGCCCGACGCAGAAGCCGCCGCAGAAGTTCGTCTCCATGCCGATCGCGCAGGCGACCTTCCGCAACGACGCCTTCGTGCTGACCGACTTCGTGCCACCGGCCATGACCGTCGCCGCCAACGCGCCGCTCGGCCGGCTGGGGGCGGAGGTGGTGCGGCGCGTGCGCGAGAAGGCGCTGTTCCTGGCCGAGCGTTCCGGCGTCGGCAACGGCAACCCGGCGACCGAGCTGGCCGAGGCCGCGCGGGCGGAGATCCGCAGCCTCGTCACCGGCCTGCCGCCGCTGGAAGCGCAGCTCGGCGTCGGCGTCTGCCACCCGTTCGACGTCTACATGTCGCTGTGCACGCTGGCCGGACACCTGTCGGCCTTCGCCAGCGGCGCCGTGCCGGCCAAGCTGTCGCGCTACGACCACGACGACCCGATGGCGAGCTTCGGCGAAGTGCGCGACTTCATCCTGCGCATGATCGACCGGGTGAAGGAGGGCGTCGCCCGCATCCCCTTCACCTTCGAGGACGGCATGTTCGGGCTGCCGATGGACGAGGCTTGGCTGAAGGGCCGCTTGGTCGTCGGCGTGCGCGGCCCGGCTTCCGCCCCGGTCAGCGAGGTCGCCGCCTGGATGGAGAACTGCATCGTCGCCTCGCGCTCGCGGCTGGAGACGCTGTCCGGCCTGCGCGTCAAGGGGGCCGAGCGCGTCGCGCTGGACGACAGCGGCGAGGGCGGTGTGGCCGCCCCGCGCGGCGTGGTGCCGTTCGAGATCAAGGTCGATCCCCGCTACATCGTCCCCGGCGAGCGGCTGGAGATCTGGAATCCGGACTCGCTGGGCAGCCGCTTCCGCCCCGTCGAGATCACCCTTTTCGTCAGCGCCTGA
- the tssC gene encoding type VI secretion system contractile sheath large subunit, with protein sequence MSTETSVESAASLSLLDRMMVEGKMAREEGQRPYARDLLTEFVDQVLAETGDASAIDVVEAINQRIAQIDELISDQLNEVMHHPDFQKLEGTWRGLNYLVMNTETSTTLKLRVLNVSRKDLQKDLDSAVEFDQSAMFKMVYEAEYGTLGGTPYSMLVGDYEFGRHPQDISLLEKMSNLAAAAHAPFISAVSPAMFDMENFGELGAPRDLSKIFETAEMVKWRSFRSSEDSRYVSLTMPHVLMRLPYGPNTVPVEGMNFVEDTDGRDHSKYLWGNASWALAARITDSFAKHGWTAAIRGVEGGGKVEGLPSHTFKTDEGDVALKCPTEIAITDRREKELNDLGFISLVHCKNTDYAAFFSGQTTNKPKVYNTDEANANARISAMLPYMLVSSRFAHYLKVMLRDKIGAFLTRNNITDHLNTWIANYVLLDDEASQGTKARFPLREARIDVYDVPGRPGVYRANIFLRPHFQLEELSASIRMVAELPAPEA encoded by the coding sequence GTGAGCACGGAAACGTCCGTTGAGAGCGCCGCCAGTCTGTCCCTGCTCGACCGCATGATGGTCGAAGGCAAGATGGCGCGCGAAGAGGGCCAGCGGCCCTACGCCCGCGACCTTCTGACCGAATTCGTCGACCAGGTCCTCGCCGAGACCGGCGACGCCTCCGCCATCGACGTGGTCGAGGCGATCAACCAGCGCATCGCGCAGATCGACGAGCTGATCAGCGACCAGCTGAACGAGGTCATGCACCACCCCGACTTCCAGAAGCTGGAAGGCACGTGGCGCGGCCTCAACTACCTCGTCATGAACACCGAGACCTCGACGACGCTGAAGCTGCGCGTCCTCAACGTCTCCCGCAAGGACCTCCAGAAGGACCTGGACAGCGCGGTCGAGTTCGACCAGAGCGCCATGTTCAAGATGGTCTACGAGGCCGAGTACGGCACGCTGGGCGGCACGCCCTACAGCATGCTGGTCGGTGACTACGAGTTCGGCCGCCATCCGCAGGACATCTCCCTGCTGGAGAAGATGTCGAACCTCGCCGCCGCCGCCCACGCGCCGTTCATCAGCGCCGTGTCGCCGGCGATGTTCGACATGGAGAACTTCGGCGAGCTGGGCGCCCCGCGCGACCTGTCGAAGATCTTCGAGACGGCCGAGATGGTGAAGTGGCGGTCCTTCCGTTCGTCGGAAGACTCCCGCTACGTCTCGCTGACCATGCCGCACGTCCTGATGCGCCTGCCCTACGGCCCGAACACCGTTCCGGTCGAAGGCATGAACTTCGTCGAGGACACCGACGGGCGCGATCATTCCAAGTACCTGTGGGGCAACGCCTCCTGGGCGCTGGCCGCGCGCATCACCGACAGCTTCGCCAAGCACGGCTGGACCGCGGCCATCCGCGGCGTGGAAGGCGGCGGCAAGGTCGAGGGTCTGCCCAGCCACACCTTCAAGACCGACGAGGGCGACGTCGCCCTGAAGTGCCCGACGGAGATCGCCATCACCGATCGCCGTGAGAAGGAGCTGAACGACCTCGGCTTCATCTCGCTGGTCCACTGCAAGAACACGGATTACGCGGCGTTCTTCAGCGGCCAGACCACCAACAAGCCGAAGGTCTACAACACCGACGAGGCCAACGCGAACGCCCGCATCTCCGCGATGCTGCCGTACATGCTGGTGTCGTCGCGCTTCGCCCATTACCTGAAGGTGATGCTGCGCGACAAGATCGGCGCCTTCCTGACGCGCAACAACATCACGGACCACCTGAACACCTGGATCGCCAACTACGTCCTTCTGGACGACGAGGCGTCGCAGGGCACGAAGGCCCGTTTCCCGCTGCGCGAGGCCCGCATCGACGTCTACGACGTTCCGGGCCGTCCGGGCGTCTACCGCGCCAACATCTTCCTTCGTCCGCATTTCCAGCTCGAAGAGCTGTCGGCCTCCATCCGCATGGTCGCCGAACTGCCGGCGCCGGAAGCCTGA
- a CDS encoding SPOR domain-containing protein encodes MKKLLIGVLALLLLLVAFAGGYFLAGGSVPGGKEDPAPAEANASPAAAPQEAAKAEPETAAPAAVPVRPVAAVKAATARFSIELGVFRSAGNAQDFAAALAGRGLPVEIVETMDAAGGQWHRVRAGAFADRWQAEARRPSFERTAGIGGVVVEEPLAAAQPAKASGGE; translated from the coding sequence ATGAAGAAACTTCTGATCGGCGTGCTGGCGCTCCTCCTTCTCCTGGTGGCCTTCGCGGGGGGCTATTTCCTGGCTGGGGGCAGCGTGCCGGGAGGCAAGGAGGACCCCGCGCCCGCTGAGGCGAACGCATCACCCGCCGCCGCGCCGCAGGAGGCGGCGAAGGCGGAGCCGGAGACGGCTGCTCCGGCCGCCGTCCCGGTCCGTCCGGTTGCTGCCGTGAAGGCGGCGACGGCGCGCTTCTCCATCGAACTCGGCGTCTTCCGCTCCGCCGGGAACGCCCAGGACTTCGCGGCGGCACTGGCCGGGCGGGGCCTTCCGGTGGAGATCGTCGAGACCATGGACGCCGCCGGGGGGCAGTGGCACCGGGTGCGCGCCGGCGCCTTCGCCGACCGCTGGCAGGCCGAGGCGCGCCGCCCGTCCTTCGAGCGGACCGCCGGGATCGGCGGGGTGGTGGTCGAGGAGCCCCTTGCCGCCGCCCAGCCCGCGAAGGCCAGCGGCGGCGAATGA